Proteins co-encoded in one Alphaproteobacteria bacterium genomic window:
- a CDS encoding DUF115 domain-containing protein, which yields MTTFEPGAPAVARNPVATETLHAQVRAAAARDLPQIGLQPAHGDTMAIVGGGPSLRQTDILSDLKMRPARILALNGAHDFLIGRGIVPWGLLVYDPRADVKKFVEKPRDNIVYFIASQCHGGVFEALAGRNVVLWHARVAADGEDLLRDIYGPDGKWCLVAGGTTVGTRAIYVGMALGFRRFHLYGLDGCISEDGASHAYDQSLRSDAAEERMTVTVGGRDFIVSRWMRQQALDFVELLQAHGDTIDITIHGGGLLAALLERHRESH from the coding sequence ATGACGACGTTCGAACCCGGCGCCCCGGCAGTGGCGCGCAACCCGGTAGCCACGGAGACCCTTCACGCCCAGGTGCGCGCGGCGGCGGCGCGCGACTTGCCGCAGATCGGGTTGCAGCCGGCGCACGGCGACACGATGGCGATCGTCGGCGGCGGTCCGTCGCTCAGACAAACCGACATATTGAGCGACCTCAAGATGCGGCCGGCCCGCATCCTGGCGCTCAACGGCGCCCATGACTTTCTGATCGGCCGCGGCATCGTGCCGTGGGGCCTGCTCGTCTACGACCCGCGGGCGGACGTGAAAAAATTCGTCGAGAAACCGCGCGACAACATCGTCTATTTCATCGCCTCTCAATGCCACGGCGGCGTCTTCGAGGCCCTGGCGGGCCGGAACGTGGTGCTGTGGCATGCGCGGGTGGCGGCCGACGGGGAAGACCTTCTGCGCGACATCTATGGGCCGGACGGCAAGTGGTGCCTGGTCGCCGGCGGCACGACGGTCGGCACCCGTGCGATCTACGTCGGCATGGCGTTGGGCTTCAGAAGGTTTCACCTCTATGGGCTCGACGGCTGTATCAGCGAGGACGGGGCGTCTCATGCCTATGACCAGAGTCTGCGGTCCGACGCGGCCGAAGAGCGCATGACCGTGACCGTGGGCGGGCGGGATTTCATCGTCTCACGGTGGATGAGGCAGCAAGCCCTCGATTTCGTCGAGTTGTTGCAAGCGCACGGCGACACCATCGACATCACCATCCACGGCGGCGGCCTGCTGGCCGCGCTGCTCGAGCGCCATCGCGAGAGCCATTGA
- a CDS encoding phage head-tail adapter protein, whose product MTDQRADDAIKRQGQLAAKRATWESHWQEIADRVLPRQAAFVADRTPGAKRTEKIFDSTAPLALERFAAAMEGMLTPRGQRWHHLRASDPRLNEIDAVRVWFERAEDILFARRYSPDANYASQQHEVYMSLGAFGSGVLFLDEITGRGLRYRAIHLAECFFAEDSHGRIDTNYRKFRLSARQAAQHWGAQALPRAIRDAVDREPDKEFEFLHCVFPRGERKAGRRDRLNMPFASLYIAIEGRRVIEEGGFEEFPYAISRYVTAPREVYGRSPAMQVLADIKMLNEMAKTTLRAAHKAVDPPLLVADDGVMSRINTRPNALNFGGINNRGQALVQPLQTAANVPLGLEMENQRRQVINDAFLVTLFQILVEQPSQTATEALIRAQEKGVLLAPTVGRQQSEALGPMIAREIAILGRAGRLPPLPPVLADAGDGFEIEYSSPLSRAQRAEEAVGIVRTLEAAAPLAQADPGVLDNIDGDTAMRALAEINGARRILRGRDQVEAARTRRQAAQGLEQLAAAAPSVAGAVKDIAQAEATIAGGR is encoded by the coding sequence ATGACCGATCAACGCGCCGATGACGCGATCAAGCGGCAGGGACAACTTGCCGCGAAACGCGCAACTTGGGAATCCCACTGGCAGGAAATCGCCGACCGCGTGCTGCCGCGCCAAGCCGCGTTCGTCGCCGACCGGACGCCCGGCGCCAAGCGCACGGAGAAGATCTTCGATTCGACGGCGCCGCTCGCCCTCGAGCGATTTGCCGCGGCGATGGAAGGGATGCTGACGCCGCGCGGCCAGCGTTGGCATCACCTGCGCGCATCCGACCCGCGCCTGAACGAGATCGACGCCGTGCGGGTGTGGTTCGAGCGCGCCGAGGACATCCTGTTCGCCCGTCGCTACAGCCCGGACGCCAACTATGCCAGCCAGCAGCACGAGGTCTATATGAGCCTGGGCGCGTTCGGCTCCGGCGTTCTGTTCCTCGACGAGATAACCGGGCGCGGCCTGCGCTATCGCGCAATCCATCTCGCCGAGTGCTTCTTCGCCGAAGACAGCCACGGCCGCATCGACACCAATTACCGCAAATTTCGCCTGTCGGCGCGCCAGGCGGCGCAGCACTGGGGCGCCCAAGCGCTGCCGCGAGCAATCCGCGACGCGGTGGACCGCGAGCCCGACAAGGAGTTCGAGTTCCTCCATTGCGTGTTTCCGCGCGGTGAGCGCAAGGCCGGCCGGCGCGACCGCCTGAACATGCCGTTCGCCAGCCTCTACATCGCCATCGAAGGGCGGCGGGTGATCGAGGAGGGCGGCTTCGAGGAATTCCCCTACGCCATCTCGCGCTATGTGACGGCACCGCGCGAGGTCTACGGCCGATCGCCGGCGATGCAGGTGCTGGCCGACATCAAGATGCTCAACGAGATGGCGAAGACCACCCTGCGCGCCGCGCACAAGGCGGTCGACCCGCCATTGCTGGTCGCCGACGACGGCGTCATGAGCCGGATCAACACACGGCCCAACGCGCTCAATTTCGGCGGCATCAACAATCGCGGACAGGCGCTGGTTCAGCCCCTGCAGACGGCAGCCAACGTGCCGCTCGGCCTGGAGATGGAGAACCAACGCCGCCAGGTGATCAACGACGCCTTCCTCGTCACCCTGTTCCAGATCCTGGTCGAGCAGCCGAGCCAGACCGCGACCGAAGCCTTGATCCGGGCCCAGGAAAAGGGCGTGCTGCTGGCGCCCACAGTGGGACGGCAGCAATCGGAAGCGCTCGGTCCGATGATCGCCCGCGAGATCGCGATCCTCGGCCGCGCGGGACGGCTGCCGCCGTTGCCGCCGGTACTGGCCGACGCCGGCGACGGGTTCGAAATCGAATACAGCAGCCCGCTGAGCCGAGCCCAACGGGCGGAAGAGGCGGTCGGCATCGTCCGTACCCTGGAGGCGGCGGCGCCGCTGGCCCAAGCCGATCCGGGGGTGCTCGACAACATCGACGGCGACACGGCGATGCGTGCCCTGGCCGAGATCAACGGCGCCCGCCGCATTCTGCGCGGCCGCGACCAAGTCGAGGCGGCGCGGACACGGCGACAGGCGGCGCAGGGGCTTGAGCAGCTCGCCGCGGCGGCGCCGAGTGTCGCCGGCGCGGTGAAAGACATCGCCCAAGCGGAGGCCACCATTGCCGGCGGGCGATGA
- a CDS encoding Flp family type IVb pilin, producing the protein MSTISRLIRDEDGTTAVDYALIVALVFLAMVSGVTALGGSLQDLYNYAERELTAAIMGGIERGQGQ; encoded by the coding sequence ATGTCGACCATTTCGAGGCTTATCCGCGATGAGGACGGAACGACGGCGGTGGACTATGCGCTCATCGTGGCGCTTGTCTTTCTGGCCATGGTGTCCGGCGTGACGGCCTTGGGCGGGTCTCTGCAGGATCTCTACAACTACGCCGAGCGGGAACTGACCGCGGCGATTATGGGCGGCATTGAGCGCGGCCAGGGCCAGTAA
- a CDS encoding cation transporter: protein MPEITNENRAKESAFLYTAIADTGMAALLILVAVLSGSLTILGEAARSTLMLVIGFYTYWLLISVHRGRLTRFEFGVAKIEQFVWLIVGLGLVVGGLWIAQNVVDTIFSGRPAASPLGLTLAAVTNAVNSLINVVGWYAMVSASRDDDSEVYRAELRARVTMMTSSLFLQVTLTVAALAKDDVIALFLDAAGATFVTYIMLFNGFSMIAKAVPHLLDAPASADLRELIRRSVAEVAGENNIVSIRTRRAGGTTFAEVAVLATALPSIAALTDTAAAVEAALAREGVAVDLAIVPARTDAAGQGAT, encoded by the coding sequence ATGCCTGAGATAACCAACGAAAATCGGGCGAAGGAATCCGCCTTCCTCTACACGGCGATTGCCGATACGGGAATGGCGGCGCTGCTCATCCTTGTCGCCGTCCTTTCCGGGTCGCTGACGATTCTCGGCGAGGCGGCGCGCAGCACGCTCATGCTCGTGATCGGATTCTACACTTACTGGCTGTTGATATCCGTTCATCGCGGACGTCTCACGCGGTTCGAGTTTGGCGTCGCCAAGATCGAGCAGTTCGTCTGGCTAATCGTCGGCCTCGGCCTCGTCGTCGGCGGGCTGTGGATTGCACAGAACGTCGTCGACACGATCTTTTCGGGGAGACCCGCCGCGAGTCCCCTGGGGTTGACTTTGGCCGCGGTGACCAACGCCGTCAATTCGCTGATCAATGTGGTCGGCTGGTACGCGATGGTCTCGGCGTCGCGCGACGATGATTCCGAAGTCTACCGGGCGGAGCTCCGCGCCCGCGTCACGATGATGACGTCGTCGCTGTTCCTACAGGTGACCTTGACCGTTGCCGCCCTCGCCAAGGACGATGTCATCGCGCTCTTTCTTGATGCCGCGGGCGCCACCTTTGTCACCTACATCATGCTGTTCAACGGATTTTCGATGATCGCCAAGGCCGTGCCCCATCTGCTCGATGCCCCCGCCTCCGCCGACCTACGCGAACTGATCCGCCGTAGCGTGGCCGAAGTCGCAGGCGAGAATAACATCGTTTCGATTCGGACCCGGCGGGCGGGCGGCACGACCTTTGCCGAAGTCGCGGTCCTGGCGACCGCGTTACCGTCGATCGCGGCCCTCACGGACACCGCCGCTGCCGTCGAGGCGGCGCTCGCGCGTGAAGGCGTCGCGGTCGATCTTGCTATCGTCCCGGCCCGGACGGACGCCGCCGGCCAAGGTGCAACATGA
- a CDS encoding methyltransferase domain-containing protein, with protein sequence MANHQDVADHYTHGKLVEAIEAAVAELGMSVDTVGVDDLAPVDEFHVGGRRATEDFLTQLSLSADTHVLDIGCGLGGAARFAADRFGCRVTGIDLTDEYVEAGKVLLGWVGLEDRVSLEQGSALDMPFDDDRFDAAYMLHVGMNIADKARLFTEVGRVVRPGAVFGIYDVMRTSDDALTYPVPWATTSATSAVSEPDHYKELLEAAGFEVTAERNRRDFALDFFDQMRARMEAAGGPPPLGTHILMGRNTPEKVQNMIANISAGRIAPVEVIARKS encoded by the coding sequence ATGGCAAACCACCAGGACGTCGCGGATCACTACACCCATGGTAAATTGGTCGAGGCGATCGAAGCGGCGGTCGCCGAACTTGGAATGTCAGTGGACACGGTCGGCGTCGATGATCTCGCGCCGGTGGACGAGTTCCATGTCGGCGGTCGACGCGCGACCGAAGACTTTCTGACGCAACTCTCTTTGTCCGCCGATACGCATGTCCTCGACATAGGTTGCGGACTGGGCGGCGCGGCGCGTTTCGCCGCCGATCGGTTCGGCTGCCGTGTCACGGGCATCGACCTGACCGACGAGTACGTCGAAGCAGGAAAGGTTCTGTTGGGCTGGGTGGGTCTGGAGGACCGCGTTTCCCTCGAACAGGGAAGCGCCCTCGACATGCCCTTCGACGATGACCGGTTCGATGCCGCCTATATGCTGCACGTCGGCATGAACATCGCGGACAAGGCAAGACTATTTACCGAAGTCGGCCGCGTCGTGCGGCCGGGTGCGGTGTTCGGGATCTACGATGTTATGCGCACCAGCGACGACGCGCTGACCTATCCCGTCCCCTGGGCGACGACGTCGGCAACGAGCGCGGTCTCCGAACCCGATCACTACAAGGAGCTGTTGGAGGCCGCGGGTTTCGAAGTGACCGCCGAGCGCAATCGACGCGATTTCGCCCTCGACTTCTTCGATCAAATGCGCGCCAGGATGGAGGCGGCCGGCGGCCCGCCACCGCTCGGCACGCACATTCTCATGGGTCGGAATACCCCCGAAAAAGTTCAGAACATGATCGCGAATATCTCGGCCGGGCGCATCGCCCCCGTCGAGGTGATTGCGCGCAAATCCTGA